CAGCGCATCCACCTCCTGCTGACCGACGTGGTGATGCCCCAGGTGAACGGCGTCGAGCTCGCCAAGCGGCTCGGGGCCGTGCGGCCGGACATGAAGGTCATCTGCATGTCGGGCTACACCGGCGAGGCGGTGCTGCAGCACGGCATCATCGATTCGGGCTTGGCGTACATCCAGAAGCCCCTCACGCCGGCCAGCCTGCTCACCAAGCTGCGCCAGGTGCTCGACCGCGATGAGCCCCGCTCCGGAGCGGGTGCCGGCTGACCCACGCGGTCAACGCGTACCGCGGCTTCGGCGCGTATCCCCGCGTGAGATGGCTGCTGAGAGCGTGGCCCGAAAGCTGCTCAGGACCTCGAGTGGACCCGCGTGCGAGCCGCCGATGCGCGCGCCGCGCACGCCCACACGAGGTTGGCCATGCACAAGCTGACGGCGCTCACAGCTGGAATGCTCCTCGCGAGCTGCGGCGCGACCACGGTCGAGATCCGGCAGCCCATCGTCTGTGCCATCAGCCCGGCCGTGGTCTTCGTACCCACGGCGCGCGGGGTGAGCGCAGTGCTGCCGGTGGACCTGTCGAGCGCGCAGGCCGCCGACGAGGCCTCGGCCGTCAGCGCGGAGCTGGTGTCGGCCACCATCGCTGCGCGCAATGGACAGGCGCTCGGCTTCGCCCACTCGGCGCGGGTGACCGCCATGCCGGTGGCCTTCGCTATCGATGACACGGCGAAGACCGTGGTCTCCGACGGCGCGCCGTCGTCCGTGCAAGGGGGCATCGTCTCCGTGGATGGCAATGGTGCCAACCTGCTCCCCGCCGTCACCCAGGGGCGCACCGCGATTGCCATCGACCTCGAGGGCGCCCCGCCGAAGTTCGGCTTCTGGGCGGACGTGAGCGTCTGCGTGGGACTGCAGTCGCGCGACGCCGAGAACTGATCCCCTGCGCGCCGGATGCGGCCTCGGTTGGTTCGTCTCTCCTTCTTGACTCACCGTGACCTCCCCGTGCCGCGCGAGCAACCGCCGCGCGGTGACCGCAGGCAGGGTCGACAGCACCCATGACCAGACCTCGTGCAAGTGAGGGCGCCATGTCTTCTCCTTTGATTCACATCGAGATCGATCTCTCCGAGGTCGAGAGCACGCCGCCCTCGAGGCCAGCGATGCTCGAGCTGGTGATGCCCGCGCCGGCCCAGCCGGTACCGCTCCCCATGGTGGATGACGTGCCCTGCGTGAAGCGGCTGCCGAGCCTGCAGCTGGCGGTGCCTGCGGCCGCTGTTCGGGTGCCCATCCCCTTCATCGCCGAGACGGAGTCGGTCGCTCAGCCTGAGCCCGCAGCCGCGGCCCGGGGGGTGGGTGCCGGTGTTCCCCAAGCTTGGTACGAGGCCGAGGCTGCGCTCGCCGAGGCCATGGGCCCGCTGGCCCCGCCGCCGCGCTCGCCGCTGTCGTCGACGCTCGCCGCGCTGACGAGCATGGAGCGCACCGCGTTCCAGCCCGCGCTCGCGGCGGACCGGGCGGCGACGGGCCTTCGGCGAGCAGCAGGGCTGCGGCTGCGCCTCGCCCAAGCACTCGACCCGGGCAGTTCCCTGCCGCCCAAGCCGGTGGATGCGCTCCTGGCTGAGCTCGATGGCGTGCTGACGACGCTGCACAGCTTGGAGGCGGAGACCGAGTCGTGCGCGGCGCTGGAGGCCATCAACCAGATCTGCCAAGCGCTCGCGGGCCACGGCGAGGACCTCTTGGCCACGACCAGCGTCTACGCCGAACGGCGCGCGTCGAGCCGCCCCGGCCCCACGCCGTCGAGCGCGCACCGCGGCTGATCTCTCCGACGACGCGAAGGTCCGGCGCGAGAGCTCTTGCGGACGGCAGGCGCGCCTCGGGAACGATGGCGCTGGGGGTGGGCCTGTTCGCCTGGGCTCTGCACGACGACCGGAGCCGATTTCTGCGCGCGTCGTGGGCCAGGAGGCCGTGGCTGGCCCGCGCGGCAGGGTGCTTGCTCATCCCTGCCGCTGGGCGACGAACCTCGCTGCTTGTCCCGGGTCGAGTCGAGGCCGCGGTGCATGGTGACCGCGGTCGTCCTTTCTTCAGACCTCCTCCCGAGGGTCGGGCTCGACCCAGGACCGCGCGCTCGACCGCGCCGACCCAGTCGAATCCCGCGGCCTTAGTCCACGGCACGCCACGTGCTGTGCACGCAGTCAGGAGATCTGCCATGCAAATCATCACGTGTCCGCTGTGCGTGTGGGTGAAGCTGCGGTTGGGCAAAGAGGTGGAGGCGTGCGCCGAGTCCGAGTGGCGCACGCGCGAGATCCGCGCGCATGTCTATGCGCAGCACGTCCCCGAGCTGCCGTCGCATCGGCGGCCGAACGACGCGGCGCAGCCAACCCTTCCGTAGCGGTGATCGCGAGTGGCGGTTCAACCCCGACGGCTGCCCCGGCCTGAGGAAGGCGCGACGGCAAGCCCGAGGCGAGGCGGACACCCGCCGCCTCCCAGCCACGAGGTGACGCTCGGCCGTGCCGCTGGCTCAACCTCTCGGGCCGGCGTGTGCTGGGGAAACATTCGTCGTGACGCGGGCCTTCGGCGCTCGGCCATCACTTCAACTTCGGAGCTGGACGCCCAATCGCCATCTGAGACGGTCGCGCCAAGCCAGCGCTCGATCGAGGCGTACCGAATTTCTTCAGGGCGCGCGTCGCGAGCGAGAGGATGTACCGCATCGCGCTTCACATGCGGGCCGCCTGGCGCGTTGGAACTCGCAACTCCGCCCCCGAGGTGACTCCATGACCCGTGTCCTCGCCTTCTCCCTCCTGCTCGTGCTCGCCGGCTGCTCGAAGGACAAGGAACAGTGCCAGGCGATGGCGCTGGCCGCGGCGGATCTCGACAACGGCCTTTCCGAGCTCCGGAGCGCGGCGGAGGTAGGCAACCAGGCCGGGTTCGACGCCGCAAAGGGGCAGCTCACCGCCGGGATGGGAAAGCTCGCGACCCTCGAGGTGTCCGGTTCGAGCCCTTCGGCGGAGACCCTCCGGGGCGCGAAGAAGGAGCTGGCCGAGGAGCTCCCGCAGGCCATCGACGGCTACCAGAAGCTCCTGGCGGCGGTGGAGAAGAAGCCGAACCTGGGCCAGGCGTACAGCGGGGGTCGGCCGCCGCTCTCGGCCGCCGGCGTCTCGCTCGATGTGAGCGGGCTGCGCGCCACGCTGGCGACGACGCGCACGATCACTTGCAGGTGAAGCTCACTCGAGCGCAGCGTGCGATGGTGGCCGCGAAGCCCGCGGGCACAAGTCCCGTCCGCCGCCCCCCGCATGCACTTGTCCCAGCGGCTCGTGGAGCGCCAGCCGGATCCGCACTGTCGCTCGCCCGGTTCCGGGTGGCCTGCGCGCGCCCTCGGGCCAGGGCGGCGTGAGTGGATCAGGCCTCGGACTGGAGCGCGACCGCAGTGACCTTGTACTCGGGCGTATTCGTGAGCGCGTCACGCTGGTCGCTGGTCACCCGGTTGAGGAAGGCCTCGACCGTGTGGAAGGTGGCAAAGAGCTGCCCTGGCGCCACGCGGTCGTCGATCGAGACTGGGAGCGCGGTCTCGCCGTGGCGGCTTCGAATGCGGATGCGCGCGCCTTCGCGGAGCCCCAGCCGCGCGGCGTCGGCCGGGGACATGGCCAGTACGTCGCGCGGACGGAGCTCCAGATTCCGGGTGCGCCCGGTCATGGTGCCGGCGTTGAACTGGTAGAGCGTGCGCCCGGTGATCAGAACGAAGGGGAACTCGGCGGTCGTGGCCTCGGGCGTGGGTTTGAACTCGATGCGACGCAGGCTCGCGCGCGGGCCGATGGCGAACGCACCCTGGTGCAGCACCTGCGTGCCCGGGTGATCCTCTGCGGGGCAGGGCCACTGCAGGCCGCTCGGCTCCAGGCGCCGGTAGCTCAGGCCCGCGCCCGCGGTCCAGACCGAGCGCACCTCGTCCCAGATCTCCTCGGCGGACTGGAAGGCGAAGCCCTTTGCGTGCCCCATCGCCGCGGCGACCTCGCAGACGATGGCCCAGTCGGTCTTCACTCCGCTCGGCGGCTCGACGGCCTGGCGCACCCGCTGCACGCGCCGCTCGGCGTTCATGAAGGTGCCGTCCTTCTCGTACGACGCCGACACGGGAAGGAACACGTGCCCCAGCTCGCGCGCGGTCTCGTTGAGGAACAGGTCCTGCACCACCACGAGGTCCATCGCGGAGAAGGCCTCGCGGGTGGCGCGCTCGTCGGGGTTGGTGAGGAGGACGTCGTAGCCGATGGCCCAGAGCGCGTGCAGCCGGCGGTCGCGCGCGGCGTCGGACATCTCCATCAAGTCCAGCCCGCGGGTGCGCGGCAGCGGGCTCGACCAGGCCTTCTCGAAGCGCTCGCGCGCCTGCTCCAGCGGCACGTAGCCGGTGAGGTTCGCGGGCTCGCACCCCATGTGCGCCGAGCCTTGCACGTTGTTCTGGCCGCGCAGCGGGTTCACCCCTGCCCCGGGCTTGCCGAGGTTGCCGGTGAGGAGCGCCAGGTTCACCAGCGCCATCACCGACTCGGTGCCCTGCACATGCTCGGTCAGCCCCAGCCCGTGGAACGACATCGCCGGCGCGTGCGTCGCGTACACGCGCGCCGCCCGGCGGATGGCCTCGGCGTCCACGCCGCAGAGCTGCGCCGCGCGCTCGGGCGTCCAGGTCGCGAGGAAGCTGCGCAGCTCCTCCACGCCGTCGACGCGCTCGGCCAGAAACGCGCGGTCCACGAGGCCCTCGGCGAGCAGCGTGTGCGCCATGGCGTTGAAGAGCGGCACGTTGGTGCCCGGGCGCGGCTGCAGGTGCACCTCGGCGTGGTCGGCGAGCTCGATGCGCCGCGGATCGATGACCACCAGCCGGGCGCCGCGGAGCGCCGCCTGCTTGATGCGCGCGCCGACCACCGGGTGGTTCTCGGTGGCGTTGGCGCCGCAGATGAGGATGCAGCGCGCGCGCTCGATGTCGTCGAAGGAGTTGGTGGCCGCGCCGGTGCCGAGCATGGCCTTGAGCGCGGCGGCGCTGGGCGCGTGGCAGACGCGCGCGCAGCAATCCACGTTATTGGTCCCCAACACCACGCGCGCGAACTTCTGCGCCACGTAGTTCTCCTCGTTGGTCGCGCGCGCCGAGCCGAGCACAGCGAGCGCGTCGGGGCCATGCTCCTTCTTGATGCGTGCGAGCTCCTCCGCCACGTGGCCGATGGCCTCCGACCAGCTCGCATCGAGCCAGCGTCCGCCTTCGCGGATGAGCGGCGTGGTCACCCGGTCACTCGAGCGGAGGTAGCCGAACGCGTAGCGGCCCTTCACGCAGAGGTGGCCCTTGTTCACCGGCGCGTCGCGCGTGGGCTTGATGTTGACGATGCGACCGTCGCGCGCGCCCACGTCGAGCTCGCAGCCTACGCCGCAGTACGGGCAGGTGGTGCGCGTCCACGTCGAGGGCAGTGCGGCCGAGAGGAGGGTGCGGTCCTCGATGGCGCCGGTGGGGCAGCTGTCGGCGCAGGCGCCGCAGCCCACGCACGAGCTCTCGCGCAAGGACTTGCCGCCGTCGGGTGCCACGCGCGTGCGCGCGCCGCGGTTCAGGATGCGCCACACGAACTGGCCCTGCAGCTCGTCGCAGATGCGCACGCAGCGGTAGCACTCGATGCACTGGTTGAGGTCGACGTGCAGGTACGGGTGCGAGTCGTCGATGAGCGCGGGATCGCGGTCGCCGCGGAGCTCGCCGAGCACGCCGTATGCGTGGAACGCCTGGTGCAGCGGCTTCTCGGGCGCGCGGGCAACCGCGTCGGCTGGGTAGCGCCAGGCGAACTCCTCGAGCACCATGTGCCGCATCGACTCCAGCTCGGGCGTGCGAACGCGGACGGACATGCCGTCCCGCACCAGCGTGGTGCACGCCGGCACCGGTCGCTCTTGGCCGTCCAGGTGGACCAGGCAGAGCCGGCACACGCCGCGAGGCGTCAGGCGCGGATCGTGGCAGAGCTGAGGCAGGTGCATGCCCGCTCGGCTGAGCGTTTCGAGCACGGTGGAGCCGGGCCGCGCGGCGCATGGCGCGTCGTCGATGGAGAGCTGCAGTTGGCGACCGTCGCGCTCGTTTGGCATGACGATGAGGTTAGCCGCGCGCACGGGCGCGGCGTGGGCGGGGGTGCCTCAAGAGATGGCTGGCGTACGCGCGCCGCCCGCGGAAGCCGACGATTCGCGCCGACCCGCGCGAAATCCGCTCGGCGTCATGGTCGCTCGCGAGGCGAGGGCGGAGAGGCACCAGCGTCTGCGTCGATCAGAGAGCCGCTTGGGGGATGGCAGGGCGCGCACCCGGCGCGTGCGACGCTCGCTGGGCGTCGCGGCGTCCCCATGCCCCAGCCTTCCCCCGACACCGATCCGCTCATCGGCCAGTTCATCGGCGGGTCGGGTCTGGGCGCTCGCCTTGGGCGGCATGGGCTGGGTGTACGAGGACGAGCACGTGCGGCTGTCGGCTCGCCGGGTGGCCATCAAGGTCGTCCGGGGGGAGCTCTCTGGCGATTCGACGTGGCGGAGAGTGGCGGCTGCAGACGTCTCGCACCGTGACCACAGCTCTTCTGGATATCGCCAAGGAGCTGAAGCCATGAAGGTCACGCTGAGCGTCATCAAGGCGGATGTCGGTTCCATCGGCGGGCACCTCGCGCCTTCGGCCCGACTGCTCGAGGTGGTACGGGCGCATGTCCGCAAGGCCGTCGGCGAGCTGCTCATCGACGCGTTCGTCAGCTCGACCGGTGACGACATCGCCCTCCTCATGACCCATCGCCATGGGATCAACCACAAGGCCGTCCATAAGCTCGCTTGGGACACCTTCCTGGCAGGGACCCAGGTGGCGCGCGAGCAAGGCCTCTATGGCGCTGGCCAAGATCTCCTGAAGGAGGCCTTCTCGGGCAACGTGCGCGGGATGGGGCCCGCCTCGGCGGAGATGGAGATCGAGGAGCGGCCCAATGAGCCCTTCCTCTTCTTCGCCGCCGACAAGACCGACCCCGGCGCCTTCAATCTGCCGCTGTATCTGGCGTTCGCCGACCCCATGAACACACCCGGGCTGCTGCTCTCCCCAAAGATGAGCAAGGGCTTCAAGTTCGTGATCATGGATGTGAGCCACGTCGCGGGCGACCGGATCATCGAGCTCAACGCGCCCGAGGAGCTCTACGACATCGCTGCGCTGCTTCGGGATCCCGAGCGGTTCGTCGTGGAGTCGGTGTGGTCGCGCGCGACCAACGAGCAGGCCGTGGTGGTGGCCACGTCGCGGCTGCACAACATCGCGGGCAAGTACACCGGCAAGGACGACCCGGTGATGCTCGTGCGGGTGCAGATGAACTTCCCCGCGACCGGCGAGGTGCTCGAGCCCTTCGCCACGGGGCACTTCGTCGCCGGCTCGATGCGCGGCTCGCACCAGATGCCGCTGATGCCCGTCACCCAGGGCTCGCCCACGAGCTACTTCGACGGCCCGCCGCTCGTGACCGCCGCGGCGCTCTGCGTCCACGAGGGCAAGCTCACCGAGCCCGTCGACGCCTTCGCCCACCCGTTCTGGGAGCCGGTGCGCGACCGGGTGGCCACCAAGGCGATGGAGATGCGGCGGCAGGGCTTCTTCGGCGCCGCCATGCTGCCCATGAGCGAGCTCGAGTACACCGGCATCAAGGAGAAGCTGGAGCGGCTGGAGAAGAGGTTCCTGGTCCGCTCGTGACGGGGCGCTTCGGGAGCGAGCATGGCACTGGGCCTGGTGTTCTCAGGCGGGGCGGCGCGCGGCGCCTATGAAGTGGGCGTGCTGCGCCACCTGGTGGAGCACGTGCTCCCCGACGTCGGTGGCACCTGGCCCTTCCAGGTCCTGTGCGGGACGTCGGCCGGCGCGATCCACGCCTGTGCCATGGCCGCGGGCGCGCACGAGCCGGCCGCCGCGGCGCGCATGCTGGCGGACCGCTGGCTCGGCTTCGAGGTCGACCGCTTCGTGCGCCCCGATCTGCGCGCGCTGGTGGCCACGCTGACCGCGCTCCTGGGCCGGCCCCGGCGCGGGCGCACCGCGAGGCAGCGCGGCCTGCTGGACCCGGCGAGCGTGGCCGAGCTGGTGGCGCAGATTCCCTTCGGGCAGCTCGGCCCGAACCTGGCCCAGGGGCGGGTGACCGGGGTGAGCGTGAGCACCACCCACGTGGCCACCGGCCGCACCGTGGTCTTCACCCAGCGCCGGGAGCGCACTGTCGCCGCGCGCTCCTCCGATCCCACGGTGGTGACCCGGGAGGTGGTGCTGGGTCCCGAGCACGCCATGGCCTCGGCGGCGATCCCCTTGCTCTTCCCGGCCGTGCGCATCGACGGCGATCACTACTGCGACGGCGGATTGCGGCAGGACGTCCCGCTCTCGCCCGCCCGGCACCTGGGCGCCGACGCGCTGCTGGTGGTGAGCCCGCGGCACGTCGCTGCGGACGACCTGGACGCGCGCCGTGCCCACGAGGAGGCGTTCCTCGACCCGGTGTTCCTCGCGGGCAAGGCGCTCAACGCGCTCCTCCTCGACGGCTTCGACTCCGATGTGTACCGCCTGGAGCAGATCAACGGCCTGCTGGCCGCGGGCGAGCGCCGCTTTGGCCCGGGATACCTCGACGCGCTGAACGACGAGCTGGGCCGCTCCGGCCCGGACGCGCTGCGGGTGGTGCAGGCCCAGGTGGTGCGGGCCAGCGTGGATCTCGGCCGCCTCGCCGGAGAGGTGGTGCGCACGCGCGAGTTCCGGCGCCGCGCCACCGGGCTCGTGGGCCGCGCGCTGGTGCGGCTCGCCGAGGGGCCTCGCGGCGACCAGGCCGACCTGCTCTCGTACCTCCTGTTCGACCGCGCATTCTCCGGGCCGCTCATCGAGCTCGGCCAACTGGACGCCGCGCGGAGCCACGAGTCGCTGTGCCGACTCGTCGCCGGCCAGGAGCCGTCGCCCCCGCCCCGGTCGATCGAGGTCGATCATCCGGAACCGCGGTGAACGTTCGCGGCGACGCAGCTCCCGCATTCCGGAATCAGTGTGATGGGCCGGCGGGCTCGCCGCTCGGCGCTCGATTCAGGAGAAAGGCCTCGAGATCCTCCAGCGTTCGAACCTTCGGGTAATCGGGCTCGGCGATCTCGACACCGGTCCTCGTGCTCAGCCCGAGGAGGAAGCGCAGGAAGTCCATCGAGTCGAGGTCTGCGGCGTCGCGGAGATCCGCGCTCCGCGGGAGGCTCCCGGCATCCACCTCGGGAGCCACCTCGCGAAGTGCACCGAGGACGTGCGCGTGAATCTCATCGCGGGTCACAACGCCTCCGGCGCTTGAAGGAGGCGGTCAATGGTGGCGAGAAACCGGCTGCCGGCGTGGCCATCGGTGACGCGATGGTCGGCCGCGAGCGTGAACCACGCCGTGCGGCGCTCGGTCGCTCCTGCCGCCGAGCCGTGCTGTCGGATCCGCCCGATGCCCACCAGCGCGACCTGCGGCGGAAAGATGACGCCCTGGACCATGTCCGCGCCCCGGTCGCCGAGCTGGGAGACGGTCAGGGTGGCGAGCTCGAGATCCGAGCTGCGCAGGGCGCCGCTCCGGGCGCGCCCAGCGGCTTGTTCGAGGGCCTGGTAGAGCTGAACCACGGAGAGCTTCTCCGCGTCGCGCACGGCCACCACCACCAGCCCGCTCGGCCGCAGCGAGACCGCCACCCCGAGCGCCACGGTGGATTGAGGCCGGAAGGCGCCGTCGACCCAGTGGCCGTTGAAGCCAGGGACCTCCACCGCGGCCCGCGCCACCGCAGCGAGCAGCACCGCTGCGGGCAGCACCCGCTCGGCGAGGGTTCGTGCCGCGTTCTCGCGGGTGAGCCAGTCGAAGCAGCGGGTCAGGTCGACCTCGCTGGCCAGGTAGTAGTGGGGGATCTCGCGCTTGGACCGGCTCACCGCGGCGCCGATGGCGTGGCGCATGGCCGCGGTGCGATCTGCGGTCGCCGTTGGGGAAGCCGCGGCGCTCGCGTAGCTGGCCACGTCCTCGCGCTGGATGGCGCCGCCAATCCCCGTGCCCCGCACCTGCTCGAGCGGGACGCCGAGCTCCGCGGCGAGCTTCCGCGCTGCGGGTGAGACGCGGAGCCTGGGGCCTGCGACGGGGCGGGCAACCGGCGAGGCTGGCGCCGGCGCTGGAGGAGGCGCCTTTGCCTCCGGCCCTTCGTGAGCGGACGGGGCGGTGGCCTCGCCGGGCACGTGCACGTGCGCGAGCACCGTGCCCACGGGGACCTTGGCTCCCACCTCGACCCGGATGGCGTCGAGCGTCCCGTGCTCCCAGCATTCGACGTCGATGGCGCCCTTCTCGGTCTCGACCACGGCGATGATCTCCCCGCGCGCCACCTCCTCGCCCAGCCGCTTCTTCCAGGCCACCAGGGTGGCGGCGTCCATGTCGGCCCCCAGCGACGGCATACGAAAGTCACCCATGGCCCAGCGACTCCTTCGCGGCCCGGACGATGCCTTCCACCTGAGGGAGGCAGGCCTCCTCGAGGTGGTGGGGATAGGGCACCGGCACCTCGAGCGAGCAGACGCGGGCCACGGGCGCGTCGAGGTCGAAGAAGCCCGACTCCATCAGGCGCGCGCTGATCTCCGCGGAGATGCTCCCGCTGCGCCAGCCCTCGTCGACGATCAGCGCGCGGCGCGTGCGGCGGACGGACTCCAGGATGGTCCGATCGTCGAGCGGGCGCAGGGTGCGCAGGTCCAACACCTCGGCCGAGATGCCCTCGCGGTCGAGCTCGGCGGCGGCGGCGAGGACCTTGGCCAGCGAGCCGCCGTAGGTGATGACCGAGAGGTCCTGGCCCGCGCGGCGAATGGCGGCGCGGTCGATCTCCACCGCGCCCGCGTTGGGCGCGAGCTCGCCCGAGGCGTTGTAGAGCGTGGCGTGCTCGCAGATGAGCACCGGGTCGGGATCCTGGAGCGCGGTCCAGAGCATGCCCCGCGCGTCCTCGAGCGTGGCCGGGACGAGCACCTTGATCCCGGGAATGTGGGCGAACCAACCCTCGAAGCTGTGCGAGTGCTGCGCGGCGACCTGCCGGCCCGCGCCGGTGGCCATGCGAATCACCAGGGGCACACCCAGCTGGCCGCCGGACATGTGTCGAAGCGTGGCGGCGTTGTTGACGATCTGATCGAGCGCGAGGAGCGCGAAGTTGCAGGTCATCACCTCCACGATGGGGCGCATGCCGCCGATGGCCGCGCCGATGCCCGCCCCCACGAAGACCGACTCCGAGAGCGGCGTGTCGCGAATGCGCTCGGGCCCGAACTCGGCGAGCAGCCCCCGGGTCACCGCATAGGCGCCGCCGTAGCGGCCCACGTCTTCGCCCATGACGAACACGCGCGGGTCGCGCTGGAGGGCCTCGCGGTGGGCGGCCCGCAGGGCCTCCCGATAGGTGGTCGCCCCGGGCGCGCTCATTGCGGGGCCTCTTTCTCCGCGTGGACGAAGCGCGTGAGCGACGTCTCCGGCTCCCAGGTCCCCTGCTCCGCGAAGCGCACCGCGTCGTCGAGCTCGCGCGAGAGGGACTGCTCCAGGTTCCGCTCGGTGTCGGCGTCGAGCACGCCCGACTGGCGCAGCGAGGCGGCGTAGGTGAGCACCGGGTCGCGCTTCTTCCAGGCCTCGACCTCGGACTTCTCGCGGTAGAGCTCCGGGTCGTACATGGAGTGCGCGCGGAAGCGGTACGTCTTGCACTCCAGGAAGAAGGGCGCCTTGCCCTGGCGCACCCGGTCGGCGGCCTCGCGCGCGGCGCGCTCCACGGCGCGCACGTCCATGCCGTCCACCGACTGGGCCGCGACCCCGTACCCGCGGGCCTTGAGCACCAGGTCGAGTTGCGCCTGGTGCCGGTCGAGGGCCGTGCCCATGGCGTAGAAGTTGTTCTCGCAGATGAAGAGCACCGGCAGTTGCCAGAGCGAGGCCAGGTTCATCGACTCGTGGAACTCGCCCTCGGCAATGGAGCCGTCGCCGAAGTAGCAGGCGGTGACGCGCGAGAGGCCG
This genomic interval from Deltaproteobacteria bacterium contains the following:
- a CDS encoding 2-oxo acid dehydrogenase subunit E2, with product MGDFRMPSLGADMDAATLVAWKKRLGEEVARGEIIAVVETEKGAIDVECWEHGTLDAIRVEVGAKVPVGTVLAHVHVPGEATAPSAHEGPEAKAPPPAPAPASPVARPVAGPRLRVSPAARKLAAELGVPLEQVRGTGIGGAIQREDVASYASAAASPTATADRTAAMRHAIGAAVSRSKREIPHYYLASEVDLTRCFDWLTRENAARTLAERVLPAAVLLAAVARAAVEVPGFNGHWVDGAFRPQSTVALGVAVSLRPSGLVVVAVRDAEKLSVVQLYQALEQAAGRARSGALRSSDLELATLTVSQLGDRGADMVQGVIFPPQVALVGIGRIRQHGSAAGATERRTAWFTLAADHRVTDGHAGSRFLATIDRLLQAPEAL
- a CDS encoding alpha-ketoacid dehydrogenase subunit beta, translating into MSAPGATTYREALRAAHREALQRDPRVFVMGEDVGRYGGAYAVTRGLLAEFGPERIRDTPLSESVFVGAGIGAAIGGMRPIVEVMTCNFALLALDQIVNNAATLRHMSGGQLGVPLVIRMATGAGRQVAAQHSHSFEGWFAHIPGIKVLVPATLEDARGMLWTALQDPDPVLICEHATLYNASGELAPNAGAVEIDRAAIRRAGQDLSVITYGGSLAKVLAAAAELDREGISAEVLDLRTLRPLDDRTILESVRRTRRALIVDEGWRSGSISAEISARLMESGFFDLDAPVARVCSLEVPVPYPHHLEEACLPQVEGIVRAAKESLGHG
- the fdhF gene encoding formate dehydrogenase subunit alpha produces the protein MPNERDGRQLQLSIDDAPCAARPGSTVLETLSRAGMHLPQLCHDPRLTPRGVCRLCLVHLDGQERPVPACTTLVRDGMSVRVRTPELESMRHMVLEEFAWRYPADAVARAPEKPLHQAFHAYGVLGELRGDRDPALIDDSHPYLHVDLNQCIECYRCVRICDELQGQFVWRILNRGARTRVAPDGGKSLRESSCVGCGACADSCPTGAIEDRTLLSAALPSTWTRTTCPYCGVGCELDVGARDGRIVNIKPTRDAPVNKGHLCVKGRYAFGYLRSSDRVTTPLIREGGRWLDASWSEAIGHVAEELARIKKEHGPDALAVLGSARATNEENYVAQKFARVVLGTNNVDCCARVCHAPSAAALKAMLGTGAATNSFDDIERARCILICGANATENHPVVGARIKQAALRGARLVVIDPRRIELADHAEVHLQPRPGTNVPLFNAMAHTLLAEGLVDRAFLAERVDGVEELRSFLATWTPERAAQLCGVDAEAIRRAARVYATHAPAMSFHGLGLTEHVQGTESVMALVNLALLTGNLGKPGAGVNPLRGQNNVQGSAHMGCEPANLTGYVPLEQARERFEKAWSSPLPRTRGLDLMEMSDAARDRRLHALWAIGYDVLLTNPDERATREAFSAMDLVVVQDLFLNETARELGHVFLPVSASYEKDGTFMNAERRVQRVRQAVEPPSGVKTDWAIVCEVAAAMGHAKGFAFQSAEEIWDEVRSVWTAGAGLSYRRLEPSGLQWPCPAEDHPGTQVLHQGAFAIGPRASLRRIEFKPTPEATTAEFPFVLITGRTLYQFNAGTMTGRTRNLELRPRDVLAMSPADAARLGLREGARIRIRSRHGETALPVSIDDRVAPGQLFATFHTVEAFLNRVTSDQRDALTNTPEYKVTAVALQSEA
- the pdhA gene encoding pyruvate dehydrogenase (acetyl-transferring) E1 component subunit alpha, encoding MSAEPQTETREHALELWRQMRRIRLFEEKCAELYSAQKIRGFLHLYIGEEAVAVGTLQAITADDAIVAAYREHGHALVRGVPMPALMAELYGKAEGCSGGRGGSMHFFDAKRRFYGGYAIVAGGLPVAVGLALADKLRGLSRVTACYFGDGSIAEGEFHESMNLASLWQLPVLFICENNFYAMGTALDRHQAQLDLVLKARGYGVAAQSVDGMDVRAVERAAREAADRVRQGKAPFFLECKTYRFRAHSMYDPELYREKSEVEAWKKRDPVLTYAASLRQSGVLDADTERNLEQSLSRELDDAVRFAEQGTWEPETSLTRFVHAEKEAPQ
- a CDS encoding fructose 1,6-bisphosphatase, with translation MKVTLSVIKADVGSIGGHLAPSARLLEVVRAHVRKAVGELLIDAFVSSTGDDIALLMTHRHGINHKAVHKLAWDTFLAGTQVAREQGLYGAGQDLLKEAFSGNVRGMGPASAEMEIEERPNEPFLFFAADKTDPGAFNLPLYLAFADPMNTPGLLLSPKMSKGFKFVIMDVSHVAGDRIIELNAPEELYDIAALLRDPERFVVESVWSRATNEQAVVVATSRLHNIAGKYTGKDDPVMLVRVQMNFPATGEVLEPFATGHFVAGSMRGSHQMPLMPVTQGSPTSYFDGPPLVTAAALCVHEGKLTEPVDAFAHPFWEPVRDRVATKAMEMRRQGFFGAAMLPMSELEYTGIKEKLERLEKRFLVRS
- a CDS encoding acyl carrier protein, whose protein sequence is MTRDEIHAHVLGALREVAPEVDAGSLPRSADLRDAADLDSMDFLRFLLGLSTRTGVEIAEPDYPKVRTLEDLEAFLLNRAPSGEPAGPSH
- a CDS encoding patatin-like phospholipase family protein; protein product: MALGLVFSGGAARGAYEVGVLRHLVEHVLPDVGGTWPFQVLCGTSAGAIHACAMAAGAHEPAAAARMLADRWLGFEVDRFVRPDLRALVATLTALLGRPRRGRTARQRGLLDPASVAELVAQIPFGQLGPNLAQGRVTGVSVSTTHVATGRTVVFTQRRERTVAARSSDPTVVTREVVLGPEHAMASAAIPLLFPAVRIDGDHYCDGGLRQDVPLSPARHLGADALLVVSPRHVAADDLDARRAHEEAFLDPVFLAGKALNALLLDGFDSDVYRLEQINGLLAAGERRFGPGYLDALNDELGRSGPDALRVVQAQVVRASVDLGRLAGEVVRTREFRRRATGLVGRALVRLAEGPRGDQADLLSYLLFDRAFSGPLIELGQLDAARSHESLCRLVAGQEPSPPPRSIEVDHPEPR